The nucleotide window CGACCCGTACTTCTGCATCTTTCCCGGCCCCACCCCGGGCACGGCCAGCATCTCCGTTTCGCTGCGCGGATGGCGCCTGGCGATCTCCACCAGCGTGCGGTCGGCGAAGACGCAGAAGGCGGGCACCTCCTCTTCGCGGGCCAGCGACGTCCGCAACTCCCGCAGTTTCGCGTACAGCTGCCTCTGCTCGGCGCTGGGCGGCGCGGCCGCCGCCGTCCCCGCCGGCGCGGCGCGCTCGAAGGCGTCGC belongs to Longimicrobium sp. and includes:
- a CDS encoding HRDC domain-containing protein, coding for DAFERAAPAGTAAAAPPSAEQRQLYAKLRELRTSLAREEEVPAFCVFADRTLVEIARRHPRSETEMLAVPGVGPGKMQKYGSAFLEILRGD